A genome region from Vicia villosa cultivar HV-30 ecotype Madison, WI unplaced genomic scaffold, Vvil1.0 ctg.000011F_1_1, whole genome shotgun sequence includes the following:
- the LOC131621822 gene encoding transcription initiation factor IIA large subunit-like has protein sequence MAASTTSQVYIDVIEDVMVKVRDEFVTNGGGPGDEVLRELQAIWETKMIQAGAVLGPIERSTGANRPTPGGPITPVHDLNVPYEGTEEYETPTAEILFPPTPLQTPIQTPLPGAGETPNYNIPTGPSDYSSSGNETGGNADVKGGRPSPFMQPPSPWMNQRPPLDVNVAYVEGREEADRGASNQPMTQDFFTVPGGKRKRNDMPPPYDVGGYIPQQDGAGDAGSGDFEIEVCGGSISFNSQHTNSKGKMRADLERLNSRIPQLDGPIPYEDDVLSTPNIYYNGGVYSEDYNAANTPAPAEVPVSTPALVAQNEVVNEDDDDEPPLNENDDDDLDDLDQGDDQNTHHLVLAQFDKVTRTKSRWKCTLKDGIMHINNKDILFNKATGEFDF, from the exons ATGGCCGCTTCAACTACAAGCCAGGTTTATATCGATGTTATCGAAGATGTCATGGTCAAGGTTCGAGACGAGTTCGTCACCAACGGTGGTGGTCCTGGAGATGAAGTTCTCAGAGAGCTTCAAGCC ATTTGGGAAACGAAGATGATTCAAGCTGGTGCGGTTCTTGGTCCAATTGAGAGGTCTACTGGTGCTAATAGACCGACGCCGGGTGGTCCGATTACTCCGGTTCATGATCTGAATGTGCCGTATGAGGGGACTGAGGAGTATGAAACCCCCACTGCTGAAATACTTTTTCCCCCT ACGCCACTGCAAACTCCAATTCAAACCCCTTTACCTGGAGCTGGTGAGACCCCGAATTATAACATTCCTACTGGACCAAGTGACTACTCTTCTTCTGGAAATGAAACCGGTGGAAATGCTGATGTTAAAGGTGGAAGGCCAAGTCCATTCATG CAACCTCCTTCTCCTTGGATGAATCAGAGGCCTCCACTTGATGTCAATGTTG CTTATGTGGAAGGACGGGAAGAGGCAGATAGAGGAGCTTCTAATCAGCCTATGACACAA GATTTCTTCACAGTGCCTGGTGGAAAGCGGAAACGCAATGATATGCCTCCACCATATGATGTTGGAGGATATATACCTCAGCAAGATGGAGCTGGTGATGCTGGATCTGGCGATTTTGAAATTGAG GTTTGTGGAGGGAGCATCTCCTTCAATTCACAACACACTAATTCAAAAGGGAAAATGCGCGCAGACTTGGAGAGACTGAATTCTAGGATTCCTCAACTTGATGGACCAATTCCTTATGAGGATGATGTGCTTTCTACTCCCAAT ATATACTATAATGGTGGAGTGTACAGTGAAGACTACAACGCCGCAAATACACCAGCTCCTGCTG AAGTACCAGTAAGCACCCCTGCTCTCGTTGCTCAAAATGAGGTGGTAAATGAGGATGACGATGATGAGCCTCCATTAAatgaaaatgatgatgatgatttggatgacTTGGACCAAGGAGATGATCAAAATACACATCATCTAGTTTTGGCCCAGTTTGACAAG GTGACACGTACTAAGAGCAGGTGGAAATGCACATTAAAGGATGGCATCATGCATATAAATAACAAGGATATTCTCTTCAACAAG GCAACCGGAGAGTTTGACTTCTGA
- the LOC131621783 gene encoding multiple organellar RNA editing factor 1, mitochondrial-like yields MKFRVPARVMKGKPSSSKVVEQDGDYESEELGSSDSDKAHFAKWSAFGIASYFTVNQFPNFLNPKTLLSPTTAMASSLIIYRRTLRALSSLHHSFSSTLTLPTSSHISSSSSLPSRRESSPNMVAVQSRSFRSTPISLLSSRYAETPDEIGPDTILFEGCDYNHWLFVMDFPKDNKPSPEEMVRTYEETCAKGLNISVEEAKKKIYACSTTTYTGFQAVVTEEESKKFESLPGVIFVLPDSYIDPVNKQYGGDQYIDGTIIPRPPPIQYGRNQGARRDFNRQGQGNPSYNNQSGRNFGPSQNYPSQQGSQGYPPQQTHAQTSQGYPPQQNYSLPRNIDQAPQNYSQQQTLGTAPPQQSFGSPGQGERRNYAPQQNFGPPGQGERGNFAPPQNFGPPGQGERRNYAPQQSFGPPGQGERGNFAPPQNFGPPGQGDRRNFAPQQNFGPPGQGERRNFAQQQNFGSPGQGEKRDSVPSEGGWNFKPSYMEEFEQANKGNQHANEQSGSQQRFPPPGPGNFTGEGRY; encoded by the exons AAGGCCCATTTTGCAAAATGGTCAGCATTTGGGATAGCTTCTTACTTTACTGTCAATCAATTCCcaaattttctaaaccccaaaaCCCTACTCTCTCCGACCACCGCAATGGCATCGTCGCTAATCATCTACCGCCGCACCTTGAGAGCACTCTCCTCCCTCCACCATTCCTTTTCATCAACTCTGACTCTCCCGACCAGCTCCcacatttcatcatcatcatcactaccTTCACGTCGGGAATCGTCGCCGAACATGGTTGCCGTTCAATCCCGTTCGTTCAGGTCTACCCCAATTTCTCTTCTATCTTCTCGCTATGCCGAAACCCCCGACGAGATTGGTCCTGATACGATCCTCTTCGAAGGTTGCGACTACAACCACTGGCTTTTCGTTATGGATTTTCCCAAAGATAACAAGCCTTCACCCGAAGAAATGGTTCGCACCTACGAAGAGACCTGTGCTAAGGGTCTCAACATCAG TGTGGAAGAGGCAAAGAAGAAAATTTATGCTTGCAGTACAACCACTTACACTGGATTTCAGGCTGTTGTCACTGAAGAAGAGTCCAAGAAATTTGAAA GTCTTCCTGGAGTCATCTTTGTGCTACCAGATTCCTATATTGACCCTGTCAACAAACAATATGGAG GAGACCAGTACATTGATGGAACCATCATCCCTCGACCTCCGCCCATACAATACGGGAGAAACCAAGGAGCAAGACGAGACTTTAATCGACAAGGACAAGGGAATCCCTCTTACAATAATCAGAGTGGAAGGAATTTCGGACCTTCACAAAACTATCCATCCCAACAAGGATCACAAGGATATCCACCCCAACAAACCCATGCTCAAACATCGCAAGGATATCCACCCCAACAAAATTATTCACTCCCACGTAACATTGATCAAGCACCGCAAAATTACTCCCAACAGCAAACCCTTGGTACTGCTCCACCACAACAAAGCTTTGGATCACCAGGACAAGGAGAAAGAAGAAATTATGCGCCACAACAGAATTTCGGACCGCCAGGACAAGGAGAAAGAGGAAATTTTGCACCACCGCAGAACTTCGGACCACCGGGACAAGGAGAAAGAAGAAACTATGCACCACAACAGAGTTTCGGACCACCAGGACAAGGAGAAAGAGGAAATTTTGCGCCACCCCAGAACTTCGGACCACCAGGGCAAGGAGATAGAAGAAATTTTGCACCACAACAGAACTTCGGACCCCCAGGACAAGGAGAAAGAAGAAATTTTGCTCAACAACAGAACTTCGGGTCACCAGGACAAGGAGAAAAAAGAGACTCTGTGCCTAGTGAAGGTGGATGGAATTTCAAACCATCATATATGGAGGAATTTGAACAAGCCAATAAGGGGAATCAGCATGCCAATGAACAGTCAGGTTCCCAACAAAGATTTCCACCTCCTGGTCCTGGCAATTTTACCGGAGAG GGAAGATATTGA
- the LOC131621735 gene encoding uncharacterized protein LOC131621735 has product MDPNNNPFNTQNSTNYPFKYPNSNNYIFQNQSSNKQGPQNIPNYGFPPNFIMSSSNPSYRPYYGMMPYSSQTPPDYSSTPMRNENISNVGVDEFPEFSTQMDIGAMRGGQGATPNADDSTPIRRKSPKWTTDQNLVLISGWIKYGTDSVVGRNQKSDSYWGKIADYCNEHCSFDPPRDGAACRNHYNYMSKILNKWIGAYDNAKRMQQSGWSENDVLAKAHELYSSGKSGHFLLMSERLVVHKGTTTVILEAVATYDLWIWHGNTPKVNFFVNQRPYNMAYYLADGIYPSYPTFVKSIRLPQSEPDKLFAKYHEGCRKDIERAFGVLQARFKIIREPARLWDINDLALIMRSCIILNNMIVEDERDIYAQNWTDYDQSEASKSSTPESFSTEVLPAFANHVRARSVMRDSNVHHELQADLVKHIWEKFGIFHD; this is encoded by the exons atggatcccaacaATAACCCTTTTAACACCCAAAATTCTACTAATTATCCTTTCAAATACCCAAATTCCAACAACTATATATTTCAAAATCAATCTTCCAACAAACAAGGTCCCCAAAATATACCAAATTATGGATTTCCTCCGAATTTCATAATGTCGTCATCTAATCCAAGTTATCGCCCATATTATGGAATGATGCCATATTCATCTCAAACACCCCCTGATTATTCTTCTACTCCGATGAGAAATGAAAATATTTCGAATGTTGGAGTTGATGAATTTCCTGAGTTTTCTACACAAATGGATATTGGTGCCATGAGAGGTGGTCAAGGAGCCACTCCAAATGCAGATGATTCAACTCCTATACGCCGGAAAAGCCCCAAATGGACCACTGATCAAAATTTGGTTCTAATTAGTGGGTGGATTAAATATGGAACAGATAGTGTTGTTGGGAGAAACCAAAAAAGTGATTCATATTGGGGGAAAATTGCTGATTATTGTAATGAGCATTGCTCATTTGATCCTCCCCGTGATGGAGCTGCATGCAGAAATCATTACAACTACATGAGCAAAATACTCAATAAATGGATTGGCGCTTATGATAATGCTAAGCGTATGCAACAAAGCGGGTGGTCGGAGAATGATGTATTGGCAAAAGCGCATGAATTATATTCAAGTGGTAAGAGTGGGCATTTTCTTTTAATGTCAGAACGGCTTGTTGTCC ATAAGGGAACCACCACTGTTATTCTTGAAGCAGTTGCAACTTATGATTTATGGATTTGGCAT GGAAATACTCCAAAAGTGAACTTCTTTGTGAATCAACGACCGTATAATATGGCATACTATCTTGCTGATGGTATCTACCCTTCTTATCCAACTTTCGTCAAATCAATTAGACTTCCTCAAAGTGAACCAGATAAGTTATTTGCAAAATATCATGAGGGATGTCGGAAGGACATTGAACGTGCATTTGGGGTGTTGCAGGCTCGATTTAAAATCATCCGCGAACCAGCCCGTTTGTGGGACATAAACGATTTGGCTCTCATCATGAGGTCATGTATCATATTAAATAATATGATTGTTGAGGATGAACGAGATATATATGCTCAAAATTGGACAGATTATGATCAATCTGAGGCAAGTAAGTCTAGTACACCGGAGTCATTCTCGACCGAGGTGCTACCTGCATTTGCGAATCACGTGCGTGCTAGATCTGTGATGCGTGATTCAAATGTACATCACGAATTGCAAGCAGATCTAGTCAAACACATATGGGAAAAGTTTGGAATATTTCATGATTAA
- the LOC131621734 gene encoding uncharacterized protein LOC131621734 — protein sequence MEQFLRGGESSRMSPTYSPTFASSPSSPYFGMKPHDLEEDQGLYQRKSVLAKVKERAKKLVLRNSLSQKRQDDKNLTPSWGVSLEDEEEEEDPEYLGAPIYESELAPEEYKENARQHPRANPVISEKRVLRTMKSGEELDQENALTPIKSTTSTIKSPQLATTPTNSPKESVTMTQKLTSSNVEGSNSTAPSQSASSSKYHVGSITPVAPFTSVMMKNASPSLASVKTNNTTSPKSSYNSQALSSPRRGANGSGVIERVKGAVSSLLKNDEQAHLKYGVKSPMTRANSSQTNYNTQQVEQGAENRGRILQTN from the exons ATGGAACAATTCCTCCGAG GAGGGGAATCCTCTAGGATGTCACCAACCTATTCTCCCACATTTGCTTCTTCCCCTTCCTCTCCTTACTTTGGGATGAAGCCCCATGACCTTGAAGAAGATCAAGGCCTCTATCAAAGAAAATCAGTTCTTGCCAAAGTGAAAGAAAGGGCCAAGAAATTAGTATTGCGCAACAGTCTAAGCCAAAAAAGACAGGACGACAAAAATCTCACTCCTTCTTGGGGAGTTAGCCTAGAAgacgaagaggaagaagaagaccctGAATACCTTGGAGCTCCAA TCTATGAATCAGAGCTAGCACCAGAAGAGTACAAGGAAAATGCGAGACAACATCCAAGAGCAAATCCAGTAATCTCCGAGAAGCGTGTTCTAAGGACAATGAAATCAGGAGAAGAGCTAGATCAAGAAAATGCACTTACTCCTATCAAATCCACAACTTCTAcaataaaatctcctcaacttGCAACAACGCCAACTAATAGCCCAAAAGAAAGTGTAACAATGACTCAGAAACTGACATCATCCAATGTTGAAGGGTCAAACTCAACTGCACCATCTCAATCTGCTTCCTCCTCTAAATATCATGTTGGTTCAATAACCCCGGTTGCTCCTTTTACTTCAGTAATGATGAAAAATGCGTCTCCTTCTCTTGCGAGTGTGAAGACTAATAATACTACAAGCCCCAAAAGTTCATATAATTCTCAAGCATTGTCGAGTCCTAGAAGAGGTGCTAATGGTAGTGGTGTGATTGAGAGGGTGAAAGGAGCTGTTAGTTCTTTGCTAAAGAATGATGAGCAAGCACATCTAAAATATGGTGTTAAAAGTCCTATGACGCGTGCTAATTCCTCACAGACAAACTACAATACACAACAAG TTGAACAAGGAGCTGAGAATCGAggaagaattcttcaaacaaattaA